The window GGCGACGCGGTCGGGGAGGACAGCCACAGGCTGAGCGACCTTGAGTTTATCGTCGGTGGTGGACGCACCAGCCGCCGGCGTGGCTTTGCCACTGTCGATGAAGTCGAGGACGTCTTTTTGGACGATGCGGCCGCCGGGGCCGGAGCCGTTGCCATGAAGGGCGGCGATGTCGACGCCCTTCTGTTCGGCGATGCGGCGGGCCAGGGGGGAGGCCTTGATGCGGCCGGTGGGGGCACCGTTGGCGGAGCCGTTGGTCGGCAGGGCTTGTGTGGCGACGACGGCGGCTTTGGTTTCGGCGGATTCGTCGACCTGGGCTTCGGCGGTGTGCTGCGCTTCGGCCGGAGCGGCCGCTGAAGCGGCCTTGCCACTGCCCGCATTCGCCTTCACCTCGGCGACGTCTTCACCTTCCAGCGCGACCACGGCGAGGACGGCGCCGACGTTGGCCGCTTCGCCCTCTTGCACCAGCAGCGCGGCGATGGTGCCGTCGGAGTCCGGGCCTTCCATCTCCATCGTCGCCTTGTCGGTTTCGATCTCGGCGACGATGTCGCCTTCGTTGTAAGTGTCCCCTTCGGCGACGTTCCACTTCACGAGGGTGCCCTCGGTCATGGTGTCGGACTGCTGCGGCATCGTGATCTGGGCGGGCATGGTGGGAAGTCGGAAGGAGGATTGCGGAAGGCGGAAGTACGGAAAAGCTTGCTTAGCGGTAGCAGACTTCCTTGATGGCTTTGATCACCTTGTCGGGCTGCGGGAGCATGGCCTCTTCAATGTAGTGGCCGTAGGGGACGGGGATCTCGTCGCTGTGGACGCGGCCGATGGGGGCGTCGAGGTGGTCGAAGACGTCGGTGTAGATTTCTTCCATGACGCCGGCCCCGATGCCGCAGTAGCCGTAGTCCTCGTCGACGATCACGCAGCGGTTGGTCTTCTTGATGCTGTCGATGAGCGTTTGCTTGTCGAGGGGCCGGAGGCTGCGGAGCGAAATGAGTTCGCAGTCGATGCCTTCGTCGGCGAGCTTTTCGACGGCGGGCTGGGCGAAGCGGGCCAAGCTCTTGCCGTAGCTGATGACGGTGCAGTCCGCACCTTCGCGCATGACGTCGGCCTTGCCGATGGGGAGCGTGTACTCCTCGTCGGGAACCTCGCCCTTGTCGTTGAGCATGATCTCGGATTCGAGATAGATGACCGGGTCGTCGCAGCGGATCGCGGCCTTGAGCAGGCCCTTGGCTTCGTAGGGCGTGGCCGGGCAGAGGACGATCAGGCCGGGGATGCGGGCGTAGATCGTCTCGACGCGGTGGGAGTGGGTGGCGCCGAGCTGGTGGGCGATGCCATTGCCGCCGCGGAAGACGACGGGGACCTTGTACTGGCCGCCGGACATGTAGCGGACGTTGGCGGCGTTGTTGACGATCTGGTCGAGGCAGACCAGCGTGAAGGACCACGACATGAACTCGACGATGGGACGCAGGCCCATACAGGCGGCCCCGATGCCGATGCCGGAGAAGCCGGCCTCGGAGATCGGCGTGTCGAGGATGCGCTTGGGGCCGAAGCGGTCGAGCATGCCTTCGGAGACTTTGTAAGCACCGTTGTACTCGGCGACCTCCTCGCCCATGAGGAAGACGTTCTCGTCACGTTCCATCTCTTCGGACATCGCGGCCCGAAGGGCTTCTCGGTATTGAATCTGGGGCATGGGATGATCTAGTGAAAACTGTCGGCCGGAACACGTTCAATGACCGCGATCCGAAGCCATTTGCAAGAGCGACACCACCCGGCAGTGTATTTTCGGCCCGCCCCGCCGATTCGACGCCCACCGGTGCGATCAAGCGGCTGTGAACGGCCGCACTTGCAACAACGAATCTGCCAGTCTTTCGTCGTGTTCAGGCCAGCATCGGCGGCGACAGACTCGAGATGATCAAGGACATTTCTCATCATCTGCAACTGCGGCGGGAGCGAATTCAGGCGGTAAACGGATAATTCTCGCTGAGGATGTCATCCCAGCGGGAGTCCAACGGCGGGTGCGGATCGGCGTCGGCCTGCTTGATCGCGTCCTTGACGATCTGGCGGATTTCCTTGTCCATCGCCTGGGCCTTTTCGTCATCGAGGAAGCCAGCTTCGCGGAGTTTGACTTCGTAGACGGTGATCGGGTCGCGGTCCTTGGCGGACTCGGCCTCTTCCTTGCTGCGGTACTTGAGCGGGTCGGACATCGAGTGGCCGCGGAAGCGATAGGTGTTGGCCGAGATGTACGTCGGACCTTCACCGGCACGTGCCCGATCGACAGCCTTGCCGAACTCGGTGATCACCGTGTCGAGGTCGTTGGCGTCGACGTTGACCGTCGGCATGTCGTAGCCGAGGCCACGCTTGGCGAGGTCTTCCTCGGCGGAGTGGCGTTCGATCTGGGTGCCCATGGCGACGCCGTTGTTCTCGATCACCCAGATCACCGGCAACTTCCAGAGCGACGCGAGGTTGAGCGCTTCGTTGTGGGTGCCCTGGTTGATGGCGCCATCGCCGAACATGCACCAGGTGACGCCGTCGGTGTTCTTGTA of the Planctomycetota bacterium genome contains:
- a CDS encoding alpha-ketoacid dehydrogenase subunit beta encodes the protein MPQIQYREALRAAMSEEMERDENVFLMGEEVAEYNGAYKVSEGMLDRFGPKRILDTPISEAGFSGIGIGAACMGLRPIVEFMSWSFTLVCLDQIVNNAANVRYMSGGQYKVPVVFRGGNGIAHQLGATHSHRVETIYARIPGLIVLCPATPYEAKGLLKAAIRCDDPVIYLESEIMLNDKGEVPDEEYTLPIGKADVMREGADCTVISYGKSLARFAQPAVEKLADEGIDCELISLRSLRPLDKQTLIDSIKKTNRCVIVDEDYGYCGIGAGVMEEIYTDVFDHLDAPIGRVHSDEIPVPYGHYIEEAMLPQPDKVIKAIKEVCYR
- a CDS encoding thiamine pyrophosphate-dependent enzyme; this encodes MASSNGAVAVAEIKPKSDDASGIASPVVDRTPKDEPTNGRFSSDGKVELERLRLMMLLRRFEESTYREYTQPRTLEDGTKEMKIGGFCHLYSGQEAIAVGIAALWNKDKGDQLINAYRCHGHSLALGMDPQVAMAELFGKYTGCSKGKGGSMHLFDADAGNNGGHGIVGGHLPVAAGIAFAQKYKNTDGVTWCMFGDGAINQGTHNEALNLASLWKLPVIWVIENNGVAMGTQIERHSAEEDLAKRGLGYDMPTVNVDANDLDTVITEFGKAVDRARAGEGPTYISANTYRFRGHSMSDPLKYRSKEEAESAKDRDPITVYEVKLREAGFLDDEKAQAMDKEIRQIVKDAIKQADADPHPPLDSRWDDILSENYPFTA